Within Butyrivibrio fibrisolvens, the genomic segment GCAATAGTAACAATAATGATGATTGGCAGAAAGAAGGAAGAAGAGCAGTAATAAGTAACTAAAGTTAAGAATTATAGTTAAGTAATTCTCTCACACAAGGAGCCGGCGGTGCGAATACGCATCGCCGGCTTCTATTTACGATTACTCTTTCTATATCACTTTTACATAGGTATAATATGACGTAAGGGCCAACATTTTTTGTTAGGACTATCTTTTGACAAAATGTGAGTTATTGCCCTGCAGAGTGCGAATTAAGAAGCGCATGATGCTTTTTCGGATGCACACAGTATTATAACTAAAGAGAGGATTATTCATATGACAACAAACGAAATGATAGACAAGTACAAGGAATGGGTCTTCAAATGTTCAGCATACAACATGGCCTTAGCGTTAATAGGCTTTGACAAGCAGACAATAGCTCCATCTGCGGGCGAGGAGTACAGGGATGAAAGGACAGCTTTTTTAAGCGGCGAGCTCTTTTCCATAGAGACAGATCCTGAGATGATGGAGATCATGAAGACTTTGAAGGATGATGATTCCATAGATCCTGATATCAAGAAGGCTGCGCAGCTTTACTATGACAATATGTTAAAAACAGTCTGCATCCCCAAAGATGAGTTTGTAAGCTGGCAAAAACTTACCAATGAATCTTTTAACAACTGGCGTAGAGCCAAGGAAGCGGATGACTATACGATATTCGAGCCTTATCTTAAGAAAGTCATAGACGGAAGTAAGAAGCTTTATGAATATCGTGGCAAGGATATGCCTATATATGATCAGATGCTTGATGACTATGAACCCGGCATGAACAGGGACAAGTATGACGCCTTTTTTGACGCACTTAAGGAGCGCCTTGTACCGCTTATCAAGAAGGTAGCAGATAAGGGCGGTATAGACGACTCTTTCCTTTATAAAAAATGCGATATAGATGCCCAGAAGAAGTTCATGGAACACCTTCTTGACTACCTTGCCTATGACAAGAGCTGGGGCTATCAGAACGAGACTGAGCACCCCTTCACAGACTGGGTATGTGAGAATGACTGCCGTACTACCACCAAGTATCTTGAGGACAATATGGTATCAGCCATATTTTCAACGATCCACGAATGCGGTCATGCATGGTATGAGCACAATATTGATCCAAAGTATGACGGAATGATCCTGTCCAACGGCGTATCAAGCGGTATGCATGAATCTCAGTCAAGACTTTGTGAGAACTATCTTGGAAGATCCAAGGCTTTCTGGGAAGCCAATTATGATAAGCTTACCGAGTGCTTCCCCGATCTTCTTGGAGGCGTGAGCCTTGATGACTTCATAAAAGCAGTCAATGTCAGCACACCTTCACTTGTTCGTACAGAAGCAGATGAGCTTACATATCCTATGCATATCCTGATAAGGTATGAGATAGAAAAAGGACTTTTTGATGGTACTATTTCTACAGAAGGCCTTGATAAGACCTGGGCTGACAAGTATGAAGAGTACCTTGGCATAAGACCTGAACATGCAAGAGACGGTATCTTGCAGGATGTACACTGGTCTGACGCTTCCTTTGGATATTTCCCGACATATGCTCTTGGTTCAGCTTTTGCAGCCCAGTTCATGGATTCTATGCGAAAAGACATAGATGTAGATTCATATCTAAGAGAGGGCAGATATGCTGAGATTGAAGGATGGCTTCGTGAGCACATCCACAGATACGGCTGCAGATACAATGCAGATGAGATCATGTTAAAGGCTACAGGTAAGCCCTTTGATGTAAACTACTACCTTGACTATCTTGAGGATAAATATACAAAGCTCTATAACTTATAAATAAATATATCAAACAAAGGAAAAATATCATGAAAAGTATACTTGATTACGAAACAGTCGCTCTTGCAGATGAGCGTGATGCCATCGTCATCATAGACCAGACCCTCCTTCCGGGGCAGACCAAACTTATAGACTTAAAGACTGGAGAAGAGATCTGGAACGCCATATACCTTCTTCAGGTAAGAGGAGCTCCTGCTATTGGCGTATGCGCAGGTTTTGGCATCTATATTCTTATGAAGCATTCCAAGGCTTCCAGCAAAGAAGAGTTCCTTTCAGAACTTAAGAAGAACAAGGACTATCTTAATAGCTCCCGCCCGACAGCTGTTAACCTTTCCTGGGCGCTTGAACGCATGGAGCATAAAGTCATTTCTTTTATCGAAGAAGAGAAAAGAGCCGGAAGATCTTTTGACAAAGAAGCTGTTATTAAAGTCATGCATGACGAATCCGAAGCCATCAAGGCAGAGGATATAGATGTGTGCAGAAGGATTGGAGAAAATGGCCTTACACTCCTAAAAAAAGGTGATGGTATCCTTACACACTGCAATGCAGGCCAGCTTGCAACCTGTAAGTACGGAACAGCAACAGCTCCTATATACCTCGGACATGAAAGAGGATATGACTTTCATGTATACTGCGATGAGACAAGACCCCTTTTGCAGGGAGCACGTCTTACAGCCTATGAGCTACATTCGGCAGGGATAGATACAACACTTATCTGCGACAATATGTCAGCTTCTATTATGAAGGCAGGTAAGATTCAGGCTATATTCGTAGGATGTGACAGAGTAGCTGCTAATGGAGATGCGGCCAACAAGATAGGTACAAGCGTTGTTGCAACTGTTGCAAAGCACTACGGCATACCTTTCTATGTATGCGCTCCTACATCGACTATAGACATGAACACTTTTACAGGTGATGACATTGTCATAGAGCAAAGAAAACCTGAAGAAGTGACGGATATGTGGTACAAAGAGCGCATGGCTCCTGAAGGTGTCAAGGTCTACAATCCTGCTTTTGATGTAACAGACAACTCACTCATAAGTGGAATCGTAACAGAATATGGCGTCCTTAGAGCGCCGTATGATAAGGCCATTAAAGAAATGTTCGAACAAAATAAATAATAGACTTAAACTTCCTGCTTGGCTGGTGCCATGACCGAGAAAAACTTGTTAAGAGAGAAGTTTGAGCAATAGATAAGGATCCCCGCACCAGGCAACTTATGAAGCCTGATGCGGGGATTTTGTATCAGTTAATAAAACTTAATTAAAATCCGATATAAGGATATAGCAAGGATTATGTTTAGATATTTGTATATTTACCGGAAACAGGTTGTAGTAGTTATCACCATTCGAGGATGAGCCCGTAATGGATAAAGAGAGATTGCCTAGAGATCTTACAACTGAAGAGTTTTATAAAAATTATTTAGGTGCCGCAGGTCAAGAAGGAGAAGATGATCCAAATCCTGCGGATTCTGTAGATGCGCCGCATGATAGCGAGGAAGACGAGCAGATCAAGACGCAGAAAGCCTTGGAAGAGGTTCAGGCTATCGAGTATGAAAAGGAGCTTTCGTTATGCGAAAAGCTAGGCGGTGACATTGACAATATAAGAAGCAAGAAGCTTGACTATAACCAGCTGGTAGAAGTTCGCAAAGGCCTTGAATCAGGGGTCGATGTTTCCAGATATATGAATTCGTCCATGCCTTGGATGCTCATGGAAGAACTGCGCCTTGAGATGGAGCAGAATATTGATATGACCAAATTCAGGAAAGATGGTTATGACTTATCTCAGATCTATGAGATCCGGCAGGGACTATACAGTGGCATCAATGCAGCTGAGTATATAAAAAAAGACTACCTGGGCCCACAGATGAGGCAGATAAGACTTGGACTTGAAGCAGGTCTTCCCATAGTCTTTTACAAAGATCCTTTATATGATGCTGAGCAGATGCAGGAGATAAGATTAGGGCTTGTTGATAATATTGATATATCAGCATATGCCAAATTTGCTATCCCCGCGATGAAGATGCGGGAAGCAAGAGAATGCATGAAATCCGGCCTTAATCTTACAACAGAAGAGATAAAGAACAACTCAGCAGGCGTCCTTCGTGCCATGAAGCATGCCCATACCAGTCAGATAGACATTTCAGAATATGTCAGGCAAGGCTATGATGAAGACCAGCTTGAGCAGATTATAGCAGCCAGAGAAGAGCATCTTGATGATTTTGACAAATATCTCAATGTCGAGATAAGAGGCGAGAATCTTCGTGAGATCAGA encodes:
- the mtnA gene encoding S-methyl-5-thioribose-1-phosphate isomerase; protein product: MKSILDYETVALADERDAIVIIDQTLLPGQTKLIDLKTGEEIWNAIYLLQVRGAPAIGVCAGFGIYILMKHSKASSKEEFLSELKKNKDYLNSSRPTAVNLSWALERMEHKVISFIEEEKRAGRSFDKEAVIKVMHDESEAIKAEDIDVCRRIGENGLTLLKKGDGILTHCNAGQLATCKYGTATAPIYLGHERGYDFHVYCDETRPLLQGARLTAYELHSAGIDTTLICDNMSASIMKAGKIQAIFVGCDRVAANGDAANKIGTSVVATVAKHYGIPFYVCAPTSTIDMNTFTGDDIVIEQRKPEEVTDMWYKERMAPEGVKVYNPAFDVTDNSLISGIVTEYGVLRAPYDKAIKEMFEQNK
- a CDS encoding carboxypeptidase M32, which produces MTTNEMIDKYKEWVFKCSAYNMALALIGFDKQTIAPSAGEEYRDERTAFLSGELFSIETDPEMMEIMKTLKDDDSIDPDIKKAAQLYYDNMLKTVCIPKDEFVSWQKLTNESFNNWRRAKEADDYTIFEPYLKKVIDGSKKLYEYRGKDMPIYDQMLDDYEPGMNRDKYDAFFDALKERLVPLIKKVADKGGIDDSFLYKKCDIDAQKKFMEHLLDYLAYDKSWGYQNETEHPFTDWVCENDCRTTTKYLEDNMVSAIFSTIHECGHAWYEHNIDPKYDGMILSNGVSSGMHESQSRLCENYLGRSKAFWEANYDKLTECFPDLLGGVSLDDFIKAVNVSTPSLVRTEADELTYPMHILIRYEIEKGLFDGTISTEGLDKTWADKYEEYLGIRPEHARDGILQDVHWSDASFGYFPTYALGSAFAAQFMDSMRKDIDVDSYLREGRYAEIEGWLREHIHRYGCRYNADEIMLKATGKPFDVNYYLDYLEDKYTKLYNL